The Winogradskyella schleiferi genome has a window encoding:
- a CDS encoding PaaI family thioesterase: MIEKNIGFIKQIIEEGIPVHKFLGLKLLELEKGFVKVKVPFRDEIVGDMRTNRWHGGIIATIMDSVGGIAGSTHFTSLEDKLVTIDLRIDYLKGAEASEIIVEGKIVRLGNRILVTKMKAFQNDELIAEGKGVYNFIRINKSTEK; this comes from the coding sequence ATGATAGAAAAAAACATAGGATTTATTAAACAAATAATTGAAGAAGGTATTCCAGTTCATAAATTTTTAGGACTAAAATTATTGGAACTTGAAAAAGGGTTTGTAAAAGTTAAAGTTCCCTTTAGAGATGAAATTGTTGGAGATATGAGAACAAACAGGTGGCACGGAGGAATTATTGCTACAATAATGGACTCTGTTGGTGGTATTGCAGGAAGCACTCACTTTACGTCATTGGAAGATAAATTAGTAACTATTGATTTAAGAATAGATTATTTAAAAGGTGCTGAAGCATCTGAAATAATTGTGGAAGGTAAAATAGTTAGGTTAGGTAATAGAATACTTGTAACGAAAATGAAAGCCTTTCAGAATGATGAATTAATTGCAGAAGGAAAAGGCGTATATAATTTCATACGAATTAACAAATCAACGGAAAAATAG
- a CDS encoding TIR domain-containing protein encodes MTNNRNRVFISYNHNDSDMAHRISDSLQRENIDVIFDYKDISIGENVFNQIRYMYESSETVIVLLSRSLFSSDYFQHEFPQYFFEEARKRKINIIPILIEKCQVPSDFLEFEIVNLTNDFNKGLQRIIQKLKIIPEITFDHFSPREFEEFTFDLLKAFRFKNIQREQTFNDRGIDFIAESYSNDVFGFPTKEVWMVEAKFYREQRFSISSLNQIIDLYRYINREDTKILLITNSVLTSVAEEFIEETQRERNIEIKILDGIKLKKVVTKRKRLLNKYFLR; translated from the coding sequence ATGACAAACAATCGAAATAGAGTTTTTATATCATACAATCATAATGATAGTGATATGGCTCATCGAATTTCTGATTCTTTGCAAAGAGAAAACATAGATGTCATTTTTGATTATAAAGACATTAGCATAGGAGAAAATGTATTTAATCAAATTAGATATATGTACGAATCAAGCGAAACAGTTATTGTTTTACTTTCAAGGTCATTATTCTCATCTGATTATTTTCAACACGAATTTCCGCAATATTTTTTCGAAGAAGCTAGAAAAAGAAAGATTAATATTATTCCCATTTTAATAGAAAAATGCCAAGTTCCAAGTGATTTTTTAGAATTTGAAATTGTTAATTTGACTAACGATTTTAATAAAGGGCTTCAAAGAATAATACAAAAGCTAAAAATTATTCCAGAAATAACTTTTGACCATTTTAGTCCAAGAGAGTTTGAAGAATTCACTTTTGACCTTTTAAAAGCCTTTCGATTTAAAAACATACAAAGAGAACAAACATTCAATGATAGAGGAATTGATTTTATTGCTGAATCATACTCTAACGATGTTTTCGGTTTTCCAACCAAAGAAGTTTGGATGGTAGAGGCAAAATTTTATCGTGAACAAAGGTTTAGTATTAGTTCTTTAAATCAGATTATTGACCTATACAGATACATAAATAGAGAAGACACAAAAATACTTCTAATAACAAATAGTGTTCTAACTTCAGTAGCAGAAGAGTTTATAGAAGAAACGCAAAGAGAAAGAAATATTGAAATTAAAATTCTTGATGGAATTAAACTTAAGAAAGTAGTTACCAAGAGAAAACGTCTCTTAAATAAATACTTTTTGAGATGA
- a CDS encoding ATP-binding protein yields MNEILQKDSIFKVGKVISVEGRTIKIEVDKAKNSAHLLYQGKLLRNISVNGFVKITKGFTRIIGKVEGEFIIEDKQFSNKKYTNEKQKIKRILQVSLLGFFSPKGFERGIKELPLINNECFLLDLPEFEDVHNFVKKKDDPLILGTLTHENNQEIKVGVNDLFASHIGIFGNTGSGKSYTLAKIYRELFLKYIENNKFRDNAKFFFIDFNGEYVNDNVIINKDYKNIYSLNTRTEKDKFPISEEQISDYNFWSLVLEATEKTQKPFLKRAIENDFLTQKIQDGDSLIEFVKSLILKIIDKNDDNVNIAQIIDLLSQLGDCLTNSNISQTVLDLRQNLHYNSTTHGFYIGTNNYDGVIPYVEELFGNIEFDEIEDDYLSKVRIRIILQFHHEIINGYSNIEHLSPLLKRTPPRLNDLRKVIVINEEDSDKNITVISLRDVSIQMRKMLPLLICKQLYEKKKEVNEKEKYLNIIIDEAHNILSSISQRESETWKDYRLETFEEIIKEGRKFGTFLTIASQRPSDISATIISQLHNFFLHRLINNNDIKAVERTVSYLDKLSFESLPILPTGTCILAGLSAQVPVMIDIGKIKPESEPDNKTMLLIENWKDELD; encoded by the coding sequence ATGAATGAAATTCTACAAAAGGATTCAATTTTTAAGGTCGGTAAAGTCATATCTGTAGAAGGTAGGACTATTAAAATTGAAGTTGATAAGGCTAAAAATTCTGCTCACCTCTTATATCAAGGGAAATTACTGCGTAATATTTCTGTAAATGGTTTTGTGAAAATTACAAAAGGTTTTACTAGAATTATTGGAAAAGTTGAAGGAGAATTTATCATTGAAGATAAGCAGTTCAGCAATAAAAAATATACAAACGAAAAGCAAAAAATCAAACGCATATTACAAGTTTCTCTGCTTGGTTTTTTCAGCCCTAAAGGTTTTGAAAGAGGAATAAAAGAGCTTCCTTTGATTAACAATGAATGTTTTCTTTTGGACTTGCCAGAATTTGAAGACGTACACAATTTTGTAAAGAAAAAAGACGACCCATTAATATTAGGAACTTTAACTCACGAGAACAATCAAGAGATTAAGGTAGGAGTCAATGATTTATTTGCTAGTCATATTGGGATTTTTGGGAATACAGGAAGTGGAAAGTCTTATACTCTTGCGAAAATTTATCGGGAACTTTTTCTAAAATACATAGAGAATAATAAGTTTCGAGACAACGCAAAATTCTTCTTCATTGACTTTAACGGAGAATACGTAAACGATAATGTAATTATAAATAAAGACTATAAAAATATTTATTCGCTAAACACAAGAACTGAAAAAGATAAATTTCCGATTTCTGAAGAACAAATCTCAGATTATAATTTTTGGTCATTAGTTCTTGAAGCAACAGAAAAAACTCAAAAGCCTTTTCTTAAAAGAGCCATAGAAAATGATTTTCTTACTCAAAAGATACAAGATGGAGATAGCTTAATCGAGTTTGTAAAATCATTGATATTAAAGATTATCGATAAAAATGATGATAATGTTAATATCGCCCAAATAATAGATTTACTATCACAATTGGGAGATTGTCTTACTAATAGTAATATTTCGCAAACCGTACTAGATTTAAGACAAAACTTACATTATAATTCCACAACACACGGTTTTTACATTGGAACAAACAATTATGATGGAGTTATTCCATATGTAGAAGAATTATTTGGTAACATCGAGTTTGATGAAATTGAGGATGATTATTTGTCAAAGGTTAGAATTAGAATTATTCTACAGTTTCACCACGAAATAATAAATGGATATTCGAATATTGAACATTTGTCACCTTTACTGAAAAGAACGCCACCGAGATTAAATGATTTAAGGAAAGTTATTGTTATTAACGAAGAGGATAGCGATAAAAACATCACTGTTATCTCGCTACGAGACGTTAGTATTCAAATGAGAAAAATGCTTCCTCTTTTAATATGCAAGCAACTTTACGAAAAGAAAAAAGAGGTCAATGAAAAAGAAAAATATCTAAATATAATTATTGACGAAGCTCACAATATTTTATCATCTATATCTCAAAGAGAAAGCGAGACTTGGAAAGATTATAGACTAGAGACATTTGAAGAAATAATAAAGGAAGGTAGAAAGTTTGGAACATTTTTGACAATTGCAAGTCAAAGACCTTCGGATATATCTGCTACAATCATATCTCAATTACATAACTTCTTTCTACATAGATTAATTAACAACAACGATATTAAAGCTGTAGAAAGAACTGTGTCGTATTTAGATAAGCTTTCATTTGAATCTTTACCAATTTTACCAACTGGTACTTGTATTTTGGCTGGACTTTCAGCTCAAGTGCCAGTTATGATTGACATTGGTAAAATCAAACCAGAATCTGAACCTGACAATAAAACTATGTTGCTTATAGAAAATTGGAAAGATGAATTGGATTAA